CGGGATGGATGCAATTGAATGTCATTCGTCCGCTGACGGACAACTGCCTTGCGATCTTTCTTACATATAGAGTAATTCTATCGTCGGACGGAATAGCGGGTACGAAAGCACGATGAAACACCAGAAGGTGCTGTGGAAGTGGCTCTGTCTCGGCAGCCTGCTCGGTGTCTCAGCATGTGAGCGATCCGCTCCAGCCCCAGCCGGCCTCTCGGCGAACGTCGTGGCGAGCTACAAGGGTGGAGCCATCACGGCGGAAGAGGTTCTCCGCGAGAGCCAACGGCTGCCTCCCACCTTGAGGGCGCGCTTCGAGCAAGGAACAGGGCGGGAGGAGTTCATCCGCGCCATGGTCGACAAGCGCCTCCTCGCGCTGGAGGCCGAGCGGCAGGGATTCACGCAAGATCCCGAAATCCGCCGCCAAGTCCGAGAGCTGGAGGAGCGGCTGACCATCCAGGCGCTGCTGGCCCGGGAAGAGAAGTCAGCGGGCGCGCCAACGGACGAAGAGGCGCGCGTCCACTACCAGGCCCATATCGAGCGCTTCGCCCAACCCGAGCGGCTTCGAATCGCTCGGATCCTGGTCGAGGTTCCGCCGGGCAGCCCGCACACCGCGTGGACCCAGGCGCAGCAACGCGCGGAGGCCTTGCGCCGCCGGGTCGTCACCGGAGAACCCGTGGCGAAGGTGGCGGAGTCCGGAGACGGGCCGGAGCGCAGTCGGGGCGGCGAGCTGGGTCTGCTGGCGCGCGGAGAGTTCGGCAGCGCGGCCCTGGAAAAAGCGGCTCTGGCGCTGACCCGGCCCGGAGAAGCGACGCCCGTCATCGAACAGCCAGCGGGGGCTGTCGTCCTCGTGCTGCTGGAGCGGTTGGCGCCCAGGGTGCCTCCTTTCGAGGAGGTCCGGGAGGCCGTCCTGGGGCAGATGGCACCCATGCTTCAGCGACGCGCGTTCGAGCAGGTGTTGGCGCGGTTGCGCAAAGAGGCCTCGATCGAACTCTCGTCAGCGGGTGCCCCGGCAGGGGCGTCAGCGGACGTCGATACGGTGGCGCAGCACTGACGTATTCGAGGTGGTGGGCGTGGATTGCGGCAGCGGCACGCCGCGGGTGGTTTTCGTCGGACTCGAGGGGGAGCTGTGCTCCTGGTTGACCTGAAGCGGGGCCTGGCGCTGGTTGCGCTGGTGGCCGGACTCGTTGTCGCGGGCAGCGCTCAGGCGCAGTCGCGCGTGGCCACTGCGTTTCCGCTGACGCCTCTTCGGCCGGGGACGACGGCGCTCGACCTGGGCCTGTCCGTGGAAGGCGACGCCCGCCAGATTCGCGTCGCCGTGAAGGCGACTTCGGCATCGTCCGGCACGGTGGTGGACGTGCGAGACCTGGTGGTGAACCGGGACCTGGCTGGCGCGGTGCCGTTCCACGTCCGGGTGCCCCTGCGCCGGGAGCTGCCGTCGGACGCCGTGGTGGAGGTCGAGGCATCCCCCACGGAAGGCGGCACGGGGACGCCGCTGATCGCCCAGTTCGATTTGACCCAGGCGCCTCCCGTCGTTCCCGCGGGCTCGGTGCGCGTCAACGCGAGCCAGGACCTGTCGCACCTCGTCGTCAGCGTGCAGGCCCAGGGGCCCGTGGCGTCCGCGGAGCTGACGCTCGTCGGCGCGTCGGTGGAGGCCCTGCGGCGGGTGCAGGGAAGCCTGAGCGACGCGGAGTCCGTGGCCTTCGCCAGCGTTCGGCGGCTGATGTCGCGCCCGCGCGAGCAGAACTCGGGGCAGATCGACTTCGTCGTCCCCATGCTCAATGGAACGCAGGTTCCCGCGGATGGCGTGGTGGTGGTGGATGTCGCCGTCCAGGACCCCTACGGACGGGTCGTCAACACCTCCGCCGTCGAGTTCACCAGCGGGCGCGCGTTCGATCCGCTCGTGGGCATCTCGTTGAGCCCGTCTCCCTTGCTGCTCTCCGGA
This genomic window from Myxococcus hansupus contains:
- a CDS encoding peptidylprolyl isomerase; translation: MASYKGGAITAEEVLRESQRLPPTLRARFEQGTGREEFIRAMVDKRLLALEAERQGFTQDPEIRRQVRELEERLTIQALLAREEKSAGAPTDEEARVHYQAHIERFAQPERLRIARILVEVPPGSPHTAWTQAQQRAEALRRRVVTGEPVAKVAESGDGPERSRGGELGLLARGEFGSAALEKAALALTRPGEATPVIEQPAGAVVLVLLERLAPRVPPFEEVREAVLGQMAPMLQRRAFEQVLARLRKEASIELSSAGAPAGASADVDTVAQH